From the genome of Nicotiana sylvestris chromosome 1, ASM39365v2, whole genome shotgun sequence:
AACCCGATGGGTAAAATCTGATATTGTTAGGGCTCAATGAAATTTATGCTTTTCATGCCCAATTCTCAAACCTGATAAACTAAAACTCCCTTGCCCAATTCATTCAACATTATTTCGTTTGGAACATTTAAAAATGCTTTATAGCTAATAAGAATTTTTTGTATGACGGCGGTGTCCGGGCGAGCTTGGCGCACCTCAACTATTCCACCCGGTACCTTGCTACCTGCTAGTATCATAATGGCAGAAGGTACAAATACATATGAAGCACACATCAGATATTAACACTATCAATAGCCGAAGAGGAAGAATATTTCCGTACAAAAATAACTGTAGAAGGTACAACACATATGAAGCACAAAACTGATCTAGTATTATTcaacactattattttattattattaataggCGAAAAAGAGGAAGACATACAAGGGTATCAGGGCGAGCGTTTTGACGGAGCTTAGCTTCAAGTTCAGGACTACGAGAATTAGTCGCCGACATAACGCAGAAACCAATAATCCCCGGAACGACGCCGCAAACGGTGGCGAATCCAATGAAAAACGGTTTCGAATCCCTCGTTTGCCTCACTAGCCACCTCCATGTCCCACTCTTCTCCCACAGAATCGACATCAATGATTTTCTGATTTCTCGCACCCGCTTTCGCTCTCTAAATTAAGCTGCTTTCTTCTATTTTCTAGAACATTGATTGGGAAAATGGGGAACTGAAACAAAGATTTTAAATTATGCTTTTCACCCCCAAAAGTTTGGTTTAAAGGCAATTACTAACTCTAAAGTCGTTCAAAATTACGAGCTAGAGATTCGAACTTTtgataaaaaacaaaaaaggtcCATATATTTGGAATTTCATTTAAAAAGATCCCTAATAAAGTATGGCGTAGAAGATATAATATGGTCTTTCAAGTTATTAAATGTGGTGCAATGTGATTAACTCAATGGAATCACTCACATACTGTTATTTGACCTGCGCCTATTAAGTCGAGATATTTCGAAATGATTGTTGATACGAATAAAGTGGGGCATTtacatctatacccgtttttttatgtcacgttttaacttgtgtctgCTTTGCaaaagcgtacccgctttttcgcataacttcagcatacggggctgaagtagcaaagacaatcacgcaaaacttcagcattctagtagccgcgacctgaagttcagctctagagctgaagtttttgttttgtaactgtagctggagtttttgtttgtaagcttcagctagCTGGAGTTTTTATGTTGTAACTAGGAGAGCTGGAGTTTTTGTATTGTAAGTGGgaaagttcagctctagagctgaagtctgAGGCAATCACTACTGTTTTTGGTGTTTCGCGGTTGATCaactagaaagaaaagagaactaaataacttcagctctagagctgaagtttttgttttgtaactgtcgaacttcagctctagagctgaagttatttagtgtaagatagtttgttattggcaagttggaagtgaGATTCTTCCCACAACGGAAGAAAGAAGTTCCGTGCCTGTCATGTGAAACACTCCCGGGACTgaccttactcgtaccgtgcctgttagcctcagaactgatcattatgaaatagcacataacatgcacgagattgtctcaacaggcacgagattgtctcaacgggcacgagattgtctcaacaggcacgagactgactcaacaggcacaaGATTAACTCAACAGGCACTagatcctagagttaattatttatttgaattttaaattcaaaattcaaataaatagtcgtgtctgtttgtgaaacaagacatcttttctgaaagggtctattggttgcctataaatacacaagaattccaacgaagtggagatagaaaatcacaagtgttattgcaggctttgttgtatcctgaagagaatcgttttgtattttccctaaattaatatacaggcgataactctttaaggacagtcgattttcacgcctcaaagccaattttatttattattttctaacaatcttaaagagttattctgctatggagaaattgatgtatgttgttgagaatccgaaggagttcatcaaacttgatcgctttgatggaacgaactttacccgttggagagacaagatgatattcttgttgtccgctctcaatatctactatgttcttgattctgcctTGCCTCCGGTGCCTGAGCCCACAACAGAAGATTCTGACGTagtcaaggaagaaaggaagagacgagaacatgatgaactgttgtgtcgcggccatattctgaatactttgacagatcgtctctatgatctttactgcaatctgaagtcgccaagagagatttggactgctctacaaactgcataccagaatgaaaaacgaggtattgacaaatttctggctctgcagtactttgaatttaaaatatttgatactaggcctataatggatcaaattcatgaactgcaaatcttagtatcaaaactaagtgatcttgaagttaaaattcctgatgcacttcaaataggtgctattctttcgaaattgccttcctcgtggaatgactatagaaagaaaatcgtacattctatggataaaatgactgtggaacaatttcgtactcacattcaaattgaaagtgaGACTCGTGCACGTGATGCTATTAGTCAGCCTTCAAGTTCCGCAGTCAATTTTGTCAgtcagaatgattcaggaagtgggaacaaacatctgaaagtttccaaaaagtcttcttttaaaaagagaaagaactttagttgtcatcattatggaaagaaaggccatatgattcgggactgcagatatagaaaggcaggaataaatttcaatgcaGGCAAAACCGAAAAGTCTGGAAAGATtaaaaaatctggaaattctgaaaaggcaaacgtagtggaaaattctgcccaaggactggttgccatggtttccgcaatgcaaattggtatggtcacagagttgaatgtggctaccgctgctacaaatactcaagactggtggctagattcgggtgctactattcatgtctgttatgacaagaagatgttcaagacatatgcagaagtgcaggattctgaacaagtcttgatgggaaaccatgttgcggcagatgttgctggaaaaggaagtattgagattaacttcacatctggccagaagttgacattactgaatgtgtatcatgttcctgatatgaagaaaaacttaatgtctgctgctttgctgtcaaagaaaggcttcaagatagttattgagtctgatcatgtaatagtgtctaagaatgttgtttttgttggaaaaggctataactgtaacggcatgttcaaattgagtattaatgaaataaattatgtttctgcttacatcgttgagtctgattcttgtttatggcatgttagactaggacatttaaattttggctccttgaattatatgtccaaaaatggttatatctcatgtaaaactcaacatataaaatgtgaaattttcat
Proteins encoded in this window:
- the LOC104238865 gene encoding uncharacterized protein; this translates as MSILWEKSGTWRWLVRQTRDSKPFFIGFATVCGVVPGIIGFCVMSATNSRSPELEAKLRQNARPDTLMMGQVNKERLAEYLGELQRKENTNDRYVAALRGETLTRKPYQRIQPVPKPSDAEAKKEQK